The following coding sequences are from one Capsicum annuum cultivar UCD-10X-F1 chromosome 3, UCD10Xv1.1, whole genome shotgun sequence window:
- the LOC107861595 gene encoding uncharacterized protein LOC107861595 produces MSMTKNEEKNTKTLLEAAKNYNVKPFLSALNSCWNIDLSYEREGVRSTPFMVVCMYGSINVIILLLDTNKVFVDFRSSNGKTSLVFARENNIPDDLINRILLTGRHWIIYNFKITACPYHLRLESRLSCPYVHKNEAARRNPASVHYSPTLCKNFTMGYCREALNCRLAHGRTEINYHPNVFRTQRCFRGERCNQIDTCRHAHYGEEELLRYRAAAVPAKSPQPQENAWFPMQRPAQTQDNTAFLARGPPQQEPQLQGNDTVPTGVPMQLPQPPENAGVPPLQEAQLQDHDAVPLEYPKGALEFPFNLYRKLYPWPFRHFARMIWKQCSSSGTSAMSSSMRNGGNQLMITGVIHKPFFTLVFLLSTFLSFSLPFFTLLSFKHIFVFFFFYVFSF; encoded by the coding sequence ATGTCTATGacaaaaaatgaggaaaaaaacaCGAAAACATTGTTGGAAGCGGCAAAGAACTACAACGTGAAACCTTTTCTGTCTGCTTTAAATAGTTGCTGGAATATCGATCTGAGTTATGAACGGGAAGGCGTGCGCAGCACACCATTTATGGTGGTTTGTATGTATGGCAGTATTAATGTGATCATATTACTCCTTGACACGAACAAGGTCTTCGTGGACTTTAGAAGTTCAAATGGAAAGACGTCGCTTGTATTTGCTAGGGAAAACAATATTCCAGATGATCTTATCAACAGAATTTTGTTAACCGGGCGTCAttggattatatataattttaaaatcacTGCCTGTCCTTATCATTTACGCTTAGAAAGCCGTTTGTCTTGTCCATACGTACACAAAAATGAGGCAGCAAGAAGGAATCCTGCCTCTGTCCATTACTCCCCAACATTATGTAAGAATTTCACCATGGGATATTGTAGGGAAGCTTTGAACTGCAGGCTTGCACACGGACGGACAGAAATAAATTATCACCCTAATGTTTTCAGAACGCAGAGGTGCTTTCGTGGAGAAAGATGTAATCAGATTGATACTTGCCGTCATGCCCATTATGGGGAAGAAGAGTTACTGAGATACCGAGCAGCTGCAGTTCCTGCAAAATCACCTCAGCCTCAGGAGAATGCTTGGTTTCCCATGCAACGACCAGCGCAGACACAAGACAACACAGCTTTTCTGGCTAGAGGTCCTCCACAACAAGAACCTCAGCTGCAAGGCAACGATACAGTTCCCACTGGAGTTCCCATGCAACTACCCCAGCCACCAGAAAACGCTGGAGTTCCGCCTCTACAAGAGGCTCAGCTGCAAGACCACGATGCAGTTCCGCTGGAATACCCCAAGGGAGCTTTGGAATTCCCGTTCAACCTCTACCGGAAATTGTACCCGTGGCCCTTCCGTCATTTTGCCCGGATGATCTGGAAACAGTGCTCCAGCAGTGGAACAAGTGCCATGAGCAGCTCTATGAGGAATGGTGGCAATCAGTTGATGATCACCGGCGTCATCCATAAGCCTTTCTTCACACTTGTGTTTCTTTTAAGcacatttttgtctttttctttgcCTTTCTTCACACTTCTTTCTTTTAAGcacatttttgtctttttctttttttatgttttctcGTTTTAA